A genomic region of Haliotis asinina isolate JCU_RB_2024 chromosome 1, JCU_Hal_asi_v2, whole genome shotgun sequence contains the following coding sequences:
- the LOC137257964 gene encoding uro-adherence factor A-like produces MFLTTNSDSKHSSQPMTNSDSKRTSQPMANSDSKRTPQPMANSDSKRTSHPMANSDSKRTSQPMANSDSKRTSQPMANSDSKCTSQPMANSDSKRTPQPMANSDSKRTSQPMANSDSKRTSHPMANSDSKRTSQPMANSDSKRTSQPMANSDSKCTSQPMANSDSKCTSQPMANSDSKRTSHPMANSDSKRTSQPMANSDSKRTSQPMANSDSKRTSQPMANSDSKRTSQPMANSDSKRTSQPMANSDSKRTSQPMANSDSKRTSHPMANSDSKRTSQPMANSDSKRTSHPMANSDSKRTSQPMANSDSKRTSHPMANSDSKRTSQPMANSDSKRTSQPMANSDSKCTSQPMANSDSKRTPQPMANSDSKCTSQPMANSDSKRTSHPMANSDSKRTSQPMANSDSKRTSQPMANSDSKRTSQPMANSDSKRTSQPMANSDSKRTSHPMANSDNWEIKIKIFKVHDKIVS; encoded by the exons ATGTTCCTAACAACCAATAGTGACAGTAAACACTCCTCACAACCAATGACCAATAGTGACAGTAAACGTACCTCACAACCAATGGCCAATAGTGACAGTAAGCGTACCCCACAACCAATGGCCAACAGTGACAGTAAACGTACCTCACATCCAATGGCCAATAGTGACAGTAAACGTACCTCACAACCAATGGCCAATAGTGACAGTAAACGTACCTCACAACCAATGGCCAATAGTGACAGTAAATGTACCTCACAACCAATGGCCAATAGTGACAGTAAGCGTACCCCACAACCAATGGCCAACAGTGACAGTAAACGTACCTCACAACCAATGGCCAATAGTGACAGTAAACGTACCTCACATCCAATGGCCAACAGTGACAGTAAACGTACCTCACAACCAATGGCCAACAGTGACAGTAAACGTACCTCACAACCAATGGCCAATAGTGACAGTAAATGTACCTCACAACCAATGGCCAACAGTGACAGTAAATGTACCTCACAACCAATGGCCAACAGTGACAGTAAACGTACCTCACATCCAATGGCCAATAGTGACAGTAAACGTACCTCACAACCAATGGCCAACAGTGACAGTAAACGTACCTCACAACCAATGGCCAACAGTGACAGTAAACGTACCTCACAACCAATGGCCAACAGTGACAGTAAACGTACCTCACAACCAATGGCCAATAGTGACAGTAAACGTACCTCACAACCAATGGCCAACAGTGACAGTAAACGTACCTCACAACCAATGGCCAATAGTGACAGTAAACGTACCTCACATCCAATGGCCAATAGTGACAGTAAACGTACCTCACAACCAATGGCCAACAGTGACAGTAAACGTACCTCACATCCAATGGCCAATAGTGACAGTAAACGTACCTCACAACCAATGGCCAATAGTGACAGTAAACGTACCTCACATCCAATGGCCAATAGTGACAGTAAACGTACCTCACAACCAATGGCCAACAGTGACAGTAAACGTACCTCACAACCAATGGCCAATAGTGACAGTAAATGTACCTCACAACCAATGGCCAACAGTGACAGTAAACGTACCCCACAACCAATGGCCAACAGTGACAGTAAATGTACCTCACAACCAATGGCCAACAGTGACAGTAAACGTACCTCACATCCAATGGCCAATAGTGACAGTAAACGTACCTCACAACCAATGGCCAACAGTGACAGTAAACGTACCTCACAACCAATGGCCAACAGTGACAGTAAACGTACCTCACAACCAATGGCCAACAGTGACAGTAAACGTACCTCACAACCAATGGCCAATAGTGACAGTAAACGTACCTCACATCCAATGGCCAATAGTGACA ACTGGGAGATCAAGATCAAGATTTTCAAAGTTCATGACAAAATTGTGTCTTGA